A stretch of Schistocerca nitens isolate TAMUIC-IGC-003100 chromosome 6, iqSchNite1.1, whole genome shotgun sequence DNA encodes these proteins:
- the LOC126262341 gene encoding myb/SANT-like DNA-binding domain-containing protein 3 has product MENKRRTPNFSKYEIDVLLELVGANASVLENKKTDGCSLKEKQAMWSHVEAQFNSTPGVTKRSCDRLKTCYENMKRRLRKDLAEEKVEVYKTGGGKPTQKTTIHDRAKLLEIVGSSMKPLTNAYDSDAQFSMIVDVVNMESSEVQCSENTPPASVVELAECTQPSTSHTPVVLLSKETPNNVLADVTQLQSVSQSPDQPNKNICTPKNTWSRRRMPAKPRPSGSGTVIDNVCKKRVELLEAQLLMMKAEHQKEMRIKNLKILALKEKLKYWKKKNASDT; this is encoded by the exons ATGGAGAATAAAAGAAGAACACCGAATTTCTCGAAGTACGAGATAGATGTACTTCTTGAACTGGTGGGTGCAAATGCATCCgttcttgaaaataagaaaaccGACGGCTGCAGCTTAAAAGAAAAACAGGCAATGTGGTCCCATGTGGAGGCgcaatttaattctactcctg gtgtGACAAAAAGGTCCTGTGACAGGCTGAAAACCTGTTATGAAAATATGAAAAGAAGACTTCGAAAAGACCTTGCAGAAGAAAAGGTGGAAGTGTATAAAACAGGTGGGGGGAAGcctacccaaaaaaccacgatccaTGATCGGGCTAAACTATTAGAAATTGTTGGTTCCTCAATGAAACCGTTAACAAATGCatatgattccgatgcacagttcagCATGATTGTGGATGTTGTAAACATGGAGAGCAGTGAAGTGCAGTGCAGTGAGAATACGCCACCTGCTTCAGTTGTCGAGTTAGCAGAGTGCACACAACCTAGCACTTCCCACACACCTGTCGTATTATTAAGTAAAGAGACACCAAATAATGTTCTGGCGGATGTCACCCAGTTGCAATCTGTTTCACAGTCTCCTGATCAACCGAATAAAAACATTTGCACGCCAAAAAATACATGGAGTCGTCGCAGGATGCCTGCAAAACCAAGGCCATCAGGTTCGGGAACAGTGATTGACAATGTGTGCAAGAAGAGAGTGGAACTTCTGGAGGCCCAATTACTCATGATGAAGGCAGAGCACCAAAAGGAGATGaggataaaaaatttaaagattctggcccttaaagaaaaactgaagtactggaagaagaaaaatgccagtgacacgtga